In the Commensalibacter nepenthis genome, TGACTCTTCAGGACCTGATATTGGTTTGAATTTAACTGTCAAATCTGCTGGACAAATTTTAGTGCGTGGGTTTGGGCTGTTTACGGATATGGCGGGTTCTTTACATGTTGGCGGGACAGCCAATGCACCACAAATCTCAGGCGGTTTTGAAATGCAGAATGGTCATATTGATTTGGCTGGTATTTCCCTAGAATTTACCAAGGGGATTATTGGGTTTAAAGGTAGCAACGTCGATCATAAAATGGATCCTTCTTTGGATTTTGAAGTCAAAAAATCTGTTGAAGGCAATACAGTCAGCTTAGCCATTACTGGATATGCCAGCTCTCCTAAAATAGCGTTAACTTCATCTCCACCTTTATCTCAAGATCGCGTCTTAGCAATGCTGCTGTTTGGTGTTGATTCACAAAGTCTTTCTACAACTCAAATGGCTGAAATTGGGGTAGCGTTGGCAACATTAGGTGGTGAAGGAAGTGGATTTGACCCATTGGGAACAGTTCGTAAAACCTTGGGGCTTGATCGTTTATCCGTTGGAGGCGGTAGCAGCGATGGTAAAGGCTCCTCCACAGGAACCAGTGTTTCAGCAGGTAAATATATGATGAAAGGTGTTTATCTTGGTGCTAAACAATCCACGGGAACGGCTGGAACACAAGCCGAAGTGCAGGTTGATATTACCAAGCGTTTAAAAGCCACAGCAACAGTCGGAACAGGTCAAGACAGAAGTGGCTTTGTCACACCAGATAATGATCCAGGAAGCAGTATCGGATTATTATATAAATTCGATTACTAGGTTGTTCTTGGTTCATGCTTATCAGCCATTTCTTGTAAAATAGAAATGGCTCTTTGAACAACGTCACTCCATATTCTGGGGCGTGTTTGTCGGATGATTCTGGTTTTTGGATACCAAGGGCTATATTCTGCCCCGGAAATCCAACGCCAACAATTATCATAACGATCCAATAAAATAGCTTTGCATCCAAGTCCGCCTGCTAAATGAATGACAGATGTATCAACCGAAATAACGAGGTCTATATTTTTAATGATCGCAGCAGTATCATCCATATCTTTGACCTCGTTCATCGGGTTAAAGATTGAAATATTTTTTGGTAAATCATTTATTTCGTGAGCATGATGTCCCATTTGTAAACTAATAAAAGTGGCATTTTTGACCGATCGGAATAAAGGGATGAGCTTTTGTAAATCAATAGAACGTTTATTATCTGTCATAACCGCATAAGCATCGCTGGGATGAGGGGACCCTCCCCAAACAATCCCCACTTTTAAATTCTGGGTTTGGGGGAGTTGTTTTTTCCAAAAATTTATTTTCTTGCGAGCTGCTGTTAAATAAGGTTTAAATTTAACTTTATTTGGATCTGCACTGAATACTCTGGGCAAGCTGATAAAAGGGCAATGCCAATCAAAAGGGGGTGCTTCCTCACCACCAATTTTGACTATTGGGTTTCCTTTGATCCGCTCACATAGCCCTTTCATTGTTTCCGCCACCCATAATTCAACGATAGCACCCCGTTGGATAAGCTCTGGCACAAAGCGTAAATACATTAGGGTATCTCCAAGCCCTTCTTCTTGGGTAATCAGGATCTTTTTCCCTTTGATATCCGTTGTTTTTGTTAATGTGGGAAGCAATGTTTCACGCGGTAAATTTGTGTGATTGGGTGTATCTAGGCGATATTCATGTTCTGCCCAGCCTTGATAATAATATTGTGCTTTCAACAAACATAATGAGTAATTAACCCGTATTGCTGGCCATAGGGGATTGAGCATAATGACTTTACAATAATATAATAAAGCCTGCTCTGCATCATTGATAGCATTATAATAAGAGGCAATATTCGCAAGAACAGTGATGTTATTTGGATTGCGTTGTTCTAGATCTTTATATAGTTTGAAAGCTTGTGGGTATTTTCCTGCTTCGAAAAAAATAGTGGCTAATATGTTTAGTAACCAATCTTCTTTTTTTGAAAATTTTAAGCATTTTTTGATATATAAAATTGCCTTTGATGATTGTTTTGTATGTTGCAGAACATTAGCATAAGCAATATATAAGAGTTCATCTTCGGGTTGATATTTA is a window encoding:
- a CDS encoding tetratricopeptide repeat-containing glycosyltransferase family protein, which encodes MEKISNSSNDDIINQANILLHQGKFEEALILLLPYKNDKFSLPIMTLIGIAYAGCKKPKEAAYHLFSAQQLKEKSYQHVCSELEPYLGSYNLYDVIFKVFKEAFKYQPEDELLYIAYANVLQHTKQSSKAILYIKKCLKFSKKEDWLLNILATIFFEAGKYPQAFKLYKDLEQRNPNNITVLANIASYYNAINDAEQALLYYCKVIMLNPLWPAIRVNYSLCLLKAQYYYQGWAEHEYRLDTPNHTNLPRETLLPTLTKTTDIKGKKILITQEEGLGDTLMYLRFVPELIQRGAIVELWVAETMKGLCERIKGNPIVKIGGEEAPPFDWHCPFISLPRVFSADPNKVKFKPYLTAARKKINFWKKQLPQTQNLKVGIVWGGSPHPSDAYAVMTDNKRSIDLQKLIPLFRSVKNATFISLQMGHHAHEINDLPKNISIFNPMNEVKDMDDTAAIIKNIDLVISVDTSVIHLAGGLGCKAILLDRYDNCWRWISGAEYSPWYPKTRIIRQTRPRIWSDVVQRAISILQEMADKHEPRTT